One Silene latifolia isolate original U9 population chromosome 4, ASM4854445v1, whole genome shotgun sequence DNA segment encodes these proteins:
- the LOC141651485 gene encoding uncharacterized protein LOC141651485 — MLVQSQSDNKRFYLTIIYAHNGLNERIELWDFLKKFSEDCTTPWLWLGDFKTVLSPVERLGGNTSDAEMEHFQDCVSICCMEDMPATGALFTWSNKQVPQDRVYSRLDHAMGNQEWFDQFGDSVAHFHPEGLFDHCPCTIMDRNAEIVGRKSFKYFNIWGTAPNFKTVVYGIWSKHYQGTKMFGVIKKLKALKPILKALNKDCFSDIENNTNIASLALEKLDLAHDLKDLIAARDSFLIQKAKVKWSLEGDLNTSYFHHSIKKRVMMNKVFQIEDKDGSLCTEGDAIQNAFLAYYQELLGSQKNTDIVNFNVVRKGICCSDAHCLLLNSPVTADEVKKCLFSIPPSKSLGPDGYTSQSYRDAWDIVGDDICEAILNVFETGKLLTQINATFITLIPKVDRHVSVKHYRPISCCNVIYKVISKLICSRLAPVLPDLICKTQGAFVKGRSILENILICQDLISKGDVQSIMLILRVLATFSASSGLKVNASKSEVVFNGVSDALKQDITQVSGFQEGKLPFKYLGIPIQPGRLTRADCNILLEKIVSKVRGIRAKKLSYAGRLVLINYVLNTLHNYWASIFLIPKGVIKRIESICRNYLWCGGTEYNRAPLVAWHNVCCSKKEGGLGIKDAGVWNIASVGKLVNWLYTKADRLWVLWIDHIYMKGVDWATYHPPPDSNWNWRNICRVKKCLASGFQGNSWIASAGDYSIRAGYHWLQGVHPPVQWYHDLWDSWILPKHAFVGWLIHRQALNTRANCLS, encoded by the exons ATGCTGGTTCAATCCCAATCTGATAATAAGAGGTTTTATCTTACTATTATTTATGCTCATAATGGTTTAAATGAGAGAATTGAATTATGGgattttttgaagaagttttctgAGGATTGTACTACACCTTGGCTATGGCTTGGTGATTTTAAAACTGTCCTCAGTCCTGTTGAGAGACTGGGTGGGAACACCTCTGATGCTGAGATGGAACATTTCCAAGACTGTGTGTCTATCTGTTGTATGGAGGATATGCCTGCTACTGGTGCTCTTTTTACATGGTCTAATAAGCAGGTCCCCCAGGATAGGGTGTATAGTAGGCTTGATCATGCTATGGGTAATCAGGAATGGTTTGATCAATTTGGTGACAGTGTTGCTCATTTCCATCCTGAGGGACTTTTTGATCACTGTCCCTGTACTATTATGGACAGGAATGCTGAGATTGTTGGAAGGAAAAGTTTCAAGTATTTTAACATATGGGGGACTGCCCCTAATTTTAAGACTGTTGTTTATGGTATTTGGTCAAAACATTATCAGGGTACTAAAATGTTTGGGGTTATAAAGAAGCTTAAAGCTTTGAAACCTATCCTTAAAGCCCTAAACAAGGATTGCTTTTCAGATATTGAGAACAACACAAACATTGCTAGTCTTGCACTGGAGA AATTGGATTTAGCTCATGATCTTAAGGACCTTATTGCTGCCAGAGATAGTTTCCTGATTCAGAAGGCTAAGGTGAAATGGTCTCTGGAGGGAGATCTTAACACTTCATATTTTCACCACTCTATTAAGAAAAGAGTGATGATGAACAAGGTCTTTCAAATTGAAGATAAAGATGGTAGTCTTTGTACTGAAGGGGATGCAATTCAGAATGCTTTTTTGGCCTACTATCAGGAGCTCCTGGGTTCTCAGAAGAATACTGATATTGTTAATTTTAATGTGGTTAGAAAGGGGATTTGCTGCTCTGATGCACACTGTCTTCTCCTTAATAGCCCTGTCACTGCTGATGAGGTAAAGAAGTGTCTATTTAGTATTCCTCCTAGTAAATCCCTTGGCCCTGATGGATATACTAGTCAGTCTTACAGGGATGCTTGGGACATTGTGGGTGATGATATTTGTGAGGCTATTCTTAATGTTTTTGAGACTGGCAAGCTGTTAACACAAATCAATGCTACTTTTATTACTTTAATCCCCAAGGTTGATAGGCATGTTAGTGTGAAGCATTATAGGCCTATCTCTTGTTGTAATGTTATTTACAAAGTTATATCCAAGCTTATTTGCTCTAGACTGGCTCCTGTTTTGCCTGATCTTATCTGCAAGACCCAAGGAGCTTTTGTTAAAGGGAGGAGCATTCTAGAAAATATCTTGATTTGCCAGGATCTTATCAG CAAAGGGGATGTGCAGTCCATCATGCTTATCCTTAGAGTTCTTGCTACATTCTCTGCTTCCTCTGGCCTCAAAGTAAATGCTTCTAAGTCAGAGGTTGTCTTCAATGGGGTGTCTGATGCTCTGAAACAGGATATCACTCAGGTCTCAGGTTTCCAGGAGGGTAAGCTGCCATTTAAATATCTTGGTATACCTATTCAACCTGGCAGATTAACCAGAGCCGACTGCAATATCCTTCTGGAGAAGATTGTTTCCAAAGTTAGAGGAATAAGGGCTAAAAAACTGAGTTATGCTGGAAGATTAGTCCTAATCAACTATGTTTTAAATACCTTACACAACTATTGGGCTTCCATTTTCTTAATTCCTAAGGGTGTTATTAAGAGAATTGAGAGCATTTGTAGGAACTACTTATGGTGTGGGGGGACTGAATATAACAGGGCACCTTTGGTTGCTTGGCATAATGTCTGTTGTAGTAAAAAAGAAGGTGGACTGGGTATAAAGGATGCTGGGGTGTGGAACATAGCTAGTGTTGGCAAGTTAGTAAACTGGTTATATACAAAGGCAGACAGACTTTGGGTACTATGGATTGATCACATTTATATGAAGGGTGTAGACTGGGCTACTTATCATCCTCCTCCTGATTCTAATTGGAACTGGAGGAACATATGCAGGGTTAAGAAGTGCTTGGCTAGTGGTTTTCAGGGTAATTCCTGGATTGCCTCTGCTGGTGATTATTCTATTAGGGCTGGATATCATTGGTTACAGGGAGTACACCCACCTGTTCAATGGTATCATGATCTTTGGGACTCTTGGATTCTCCCAAAACATGCTTTTGTTGGTTGGCTTATTCATAGACAGGCTTTGAATACGAGAGCAAACTGTTTAAGCTAG